The following proteins are co-located in the Spinactinospora alkalitolerans genome:
- a CDS encoding isocitrate/isopropylmalate dehydrogenase family protein, producing the protein MQNSAPISGPAHSDRTFHIGVIEGDGIGPELTAAATAVLEAALRPRGVRLEFHLEDAGAAAHRRTGTALPDGALERIRDYDALIKGPVGLPDVRHPDGTEAGLLGGLLRGGLDAYANVRPMRLLPGVSAPTTHRPEDIDYVIVRENTEGLYLSRGRGVRNERAASDQLLLTRKGVERVVRRAFALARGRNGAPADGVRRVTCVDKANVLRSFAFFRDVFDEVAASHPDVEAEHLHADAAAAALVAHPARFDVLVMENLLGDILSDLGAATVGGLGMCPSANLGDTAAYFEPIHGSAPDIAGTGAANPTSQILSAAMLLEHIGHVDEAGAVRAAVAGAYASGAVALDDRGRPKGGTAAATAAVLDGLGRM; encoded by the coding sequence ATGCAAAATTCTGCGCCCATCTCCGGCCCCGCGCACAGCGACCGCACCTTCCACATCGGTGTGATCGAGGGGGACGGGATCGGCCCCGAGCTCACCGCCGCCGCCACCGCCGTGCTGGAGGCGGCGCTCAGGCCCCGCGGCGTGCGCCTGGAGTTCCACCTCGAGGACGCCGGGGCCGCCGCCCACCGCCGCACCGGTACCGCACTGCCCGACGGGGCACTGGAGCGCATCCGCGACTATGACGCCCTGATCAAGGGCCCGGTCGGCCTGCCAGACGTACGCCATCCCGACGGCACCGAGGCGGGACTGCTCGGCGGGCTGCTCCGCGGAGGACTGGACGCCTACGCCAACGTCCGGCCGATGCGGCTGCTGCCCGGTGTCTCCGCGCCCACCACGCACCGGCCCGAGGACATCGACTACGTCATCGTCCGGGAGAACACGGAGGGCCTCTACCTCTCGCGTGGGCGCGGGGTGCGCAACGAGCGCGCCGCGAGCGACCAGCTCCTGCTCACCCGTAAGGGGGTGGAGCGCGTCGTGCGCCGGGCCTTCGCCCTGGCCCGCGGGCGCAACGGCGCGCCGGCCGACGGCGTCCGGCGCGTGACCTGCGTCGACAAGGCGAACGTGCTGCGCTCCTTCGCCTTCTTCCGCGACGTGTTCGACGAGGTGGCCGCGAGCCACCCCGACGTCGAGGCCGAGCACCTCCACGCCGACGCCGCGGCGGCCGCCCTGGTGGCCCACCCGGCCCGGTTCGACGTGCTGGTCATGGAAAACCTGCTCGGCGACATCCTCAGCGACCTCGGCGCGGCCACCGTCGGCGGCCTCGGGATGTGCCCCTCCGCCAACCTCGGCGACACCGCGGCCTACTTCGAGCCCATCCACGGCAGCGCGCCGGACATCGCGGGGACGGGGGCGGCCAACCCCACCTCGCAGATCCTGTCGGCGGCCATGCTGCTGGAGCACATCGGTCACGTCGACGAGGCCGGCGCGGTGCGCGCGGCGGTCGCCGGGGCCTACGCGTCCGGCGCGGTGGCCCTGGACGACCGGGGCCGCCCCAAGGGCGGCACCGCCGCGGCGACGGCGGCCGTGCTCGACGGGCTGGGGCGGATGTGA
- a CDS encoding SRPBCC family protein, translating to MNGTLRRVGDTWALRFERRLAHPPEKVWRAITEPEHLNQWYPFAATELDLRVGGAIRFRDEESTELRAEITELLPPKVFAFQEFDEETGAHGLHFELVPDGEGCRLVFTHTFADRTWAAQTEAGWVRCLDALTGVLDGR from the coding sequence ATGAACGGCACCCTGCGTCGCGTGGGAGACACCTGGGCACTGCGCTTCGAACGGCGCCTCGCGCACCCACCGGAGAAGGTGTGGCGCGCCATCACCGAACCGGAGCACCTCAACCAGTGGTACCCCTTCGCCGCCACAGAGCTCGACCTGCGCGTCGGCGGAGCCATCCGGTTCCGCGACGAGGAGAGCACCGAACTGCGCGCCGAGATCACCGAGCTCCTGCCGCCGAAGGTCTTCGCCTTCCAGGAGTTCGACGAGGAGACCGGCGCCCACGGGCTGCACTTCGAACTGGTGCCCGACGGCGAGGGCTGCCGGCTCGTCTTCACCCACACCTTCGCCGACAGGACCTGGGCCGCACAGACCGAGGCCGGCTGGGTACGCTGCCTCGATGCGCTCACTGGCGTACTGGACGGGCGCTAA
- a CDS encoding hydantoinase B/oxoprolinase family protein translates to MTLEAARMGVLKSAYESITREMAADLKRAAFSSIVREARDFSVALTDRRGEVIVQAECIPIMTAGISLALRGLAEHVDIDALTPDDALLMNDPYSGGQHLQDIYLFTPIFLDGRLVAFAASVAHHVDVGGGHAGLNAEATEVYQEGLRLPLSRFSVSRDWGGGFVDQLIRANVRVPDLVIGDLNAQFAANRTAERRFAELTARHGAEDFLDAMDELKDYAERRVRAAIARIPDGVHEVTEYLDASPWDGGTARVIAHITVDGDELRVDFDGSSPQINGNVNCPFASTVSAAQSAIRCMLDDQDLPFNEGCNRPITITAPYGSILNPRPPAAVRARLTPASRVFNAIVRGLGSVLPGQAVATGFDTTTAFAVSHLAAETGHYQVVLEILGGGWGACAEHDGADALDNPISNCANSPVEALETDYDHFRIAEYALVGGSGGDGAQRGGLGIRRVYEALRDGVRVSGYADRHRTGASGLSGGTEGGTGDFSITRADGTVQHLDCVFSEVLDTGDRIAVVTGGGGGFGDPAGRPADQRAADRAHQIA, encoded by the coding sequence ATGACACTCGAAGCCGCCCGCATGGGCGTGTTGAAATCGGCCTACGAGTCCATCACCAGGGAAATGGCCGCCGACCTGAAGCGCGCCGCGTTCTCCTCCATCGTGCGCGAGGCGCGGGACTTCTCCGTCGCGCTGACCGACCGGCGCGGCGAGGTGATCGTGCAGGCGGAGTGCATCCCGATCATGACGGCGGGCATCTCGCTGGCACTGCGCGGACTGGCCGAGCACGTCGACATCGACGCGCTCACCCCCGACGACGCACTGCTGATGAACGACCCCTACAGCGGCGGCCAGCACCTCCAGGACATCTACCTGTTCACGCCGATCTTCCTGGACGGCCGCCTGGTGGCGTTCGCGGCGAGCGTCGCCCACCACGTCGACGTCGGCGGCGGGCACGCCGGACTCAACGCCGAGGCCACCGAGGTTTACCAGGAGGGGCTGCGGCTGCCGCTGTCCCGGTTCTCGGTGTCGCGCGACTGGGGCGGCGGGTTCGTCGACCAGCTGATCCGAGCGAACGTGCGCGTTCCCGACCTGGTCATCGGGGACCTCAACGCCCAGTTCGCGGCGAACCGCACGGCCGAGCGGCGGTTCGCCGAGCTGACCGCCCGCCATGGCGCCGAGGACTTCCTCGACGCCATGGACGAGCTCAAGGACTACGCCGAGCGCCGGGTGCGCGCCGCCATCGCCCGCATCCCCGACGGCGTGCACGAGGTGACCGAGTATCTCGACGCCTCCCCGTGGGACGGCGGGACCGCCCGCGTCATCGCGCACATCACGGTCGACGGCGACGAACTCCGGGTGGACTTCGACGGCAGCAGCCCGCAGATCAACGGCAACGTCAACTGCCCGTTCGCTTCGACGGTCTCGGCGGCGCAGAGCGCCATCCGATGCATGCTCGACGATCAGGACTTGCCGTTCAACGAGGGCTGCAACCGCCCGATCACCATCACCGCGCCTTACGGCTCCATCCTGAACCCGCGCCCGCCGGCGGCGGTGCGGGCCCGGCTCACCCCCGCCAGCCGGGTGTTCAACGCCATCGTGCGCGGCCTCGGCTCGGTGCTTCCCGGTCAGGCCGTCGCCACCGGCTTCGACACCACGACCGCGTTCGCGGTGAGCCACCTCGCCGCCGAGACCGGCCACTACCAGGTGGTCCTGGAGATCCTGGGCGGCGGATGGGGCGCCTGCGCCGAGCACGACGGCGCCGACGCGCTCGACAACCCCATCTCCAACTGCGCCAACTCCCCGGTGGAGGCGCTGGAGACCGACTACGACCACTTCCGGATCGCCGAGTACGCGCTGGTCGGCGGGAGCGGCGGCGACGGCGCCCAGCGCGGCGGCCTCGGGATCCGCCGGGTCTATGAGGCGCTGCGCGACGGAGTCCGGGTCTCCGGCTACGCCGACCGCCACCGCACCGGCGCCTCGGGGCTGTCCGGGGGGACCGAGGGCGGCACCGGCGACTTCAGCATCACCCGCGCCGACGGCACCGTCCAGCATCTCGACTGTGTCTTCAGCGAGGTCCTCGACACCGGCGACCGGATCGCGGTCGTCACCGGCGGGGGCGGCGGCTTCGGCGACCCCGCAGGACGGCCCGCCGACCAGCGGGCCGCCGACCGTGCCCACCAGATCGCCTGA
- a CDS encoding hydantoinase/oxoprolinase family protein encodes MRIGIECGGTFTDLVVLDDSGAILATDKVFSTPADPAQAVVTALRELPDELVEGAELLHGSTVATNALLERKGGPIGLLVTRGFRDVVFLQRQDRRTMYDLKYRKPEPLVGRREIREVEERVDASGTVVRALDEDSVRTAVAALLESGVAAIAVSLLHSYTAPEHEQRVRALIAEMAPDLPVSVSSEVIREFREFERTTTTTVDAFIRGRVTEYIRNLEDAVGTLGVRSLQVMQSNGGIVPPAAVIARPVTMLLSGPAAGVSGAITAAGNAGFDGIVTMDMGGTSTDVAFVSGPRPTIATETAVDGLPVRVPLVDINTVGAGGGSIIAVDRGGLLTVGPESAGADPGPACYGRGGRRPTVTDANLVRGSIRAETKLAGRFALDREAAVAALAPIAERLDSTVEAVAEEAVRLANVAMANAIRVVSVEQGHELDGTTLLAYGGAGPLHAAAVADELGMRRVLIPPYSGLTSAYGLLTAGFRREFSRTWLVSDATDTTAADLRTVMAEMAKDAAEELAGQGVDAQGADHLWAADLRYRGQGFELPVPFDADGPLGPESLIADFHTAHARRFGHSDPGRTVQIVALRLTVEDRRPDLPLPHVIPSSDASGHTRLVEHGRAVTARFLHRDGIAPETAFDGPAVIEDASSTVLVPSGWRARVDVHTNLLLEKD; translated from the coding sequence TGCGGTGGCACGTTCACCGACCTGGTGGTCTTGGACGACAGTGGCGCGATCCTCGCGACCGACAAGGTCTTCTCCACCCCCGCCGACCCCGCGCAGGCGGTCGTCACCGCCCTGCGCGAACTCCCCGACGAGCTGGTCGAAGGGGCCGAACTGCTGCACGGCAGCACCGTCGCCACCAACGCCCTGCTGGAGCGCAAGGGCGGTCCCATTGGCCTGCTGGTCACACGCGGTTTCCGCGACGTGGTGTTCCTCCAGCGCCAGGACCGCCGGACGATGTATGACCTGAAGTACCGCAAGCCCGAACCGCTCGTGGGGCGGCGGGAGATCCGCGAGGTCGAGGAGCGCGTCGACGCCTCCGGAACGGTCGTGCGCGCGCTCGACGAGGACTCGGTGCGGACGGCGGTCGCCGCCCTGCTCGAATCGGGGGTGGCCGCCATCGCCGTCAGCCTGCTGCACTCCTACACGGCGCCGGAGCACGAGCAGCGGGTCCGGGCGCTGATCGCGGAGATGGCGCCGGATCTGCCCGTGTCGGTGTCCAGCGAGGTCATCCGGGAGTTCCGCGAGTTCGAGCGCACCACGACCACCACCGTCGACGCGTTCATCCGCGGCCGGGTCACCGAGTACATCCGCAACCTGGAGGATGCCGTCGGGACGCTGGGGGTCCGGTCTCTGCAGGTGATGCAGTCCAACGGCGGCATCGTCCCCCCGGCGGCCGTCATCGCCCGGCCGGTCACCATGCTGCTCTCGGGCCCGGCGGCGGGCGTCTCCGGCGCCATCACGGCCGCGGGCAACGCCGGCTTCGACGGCATCGTCACCATGGACATGGGCGGCACCAGCACCGATGTCGCCTTCGTCAGCGGGCCCCGGCCGACGATCGCCACCGAGACCGCCGTCGACGGCCTGCCCGTCCGGGTCCCGCTGGTCGACATCAACACCGTGGGCGCCGGAGGCGGCAGCATCATCGCGGTCGATCGCGGCGGGCTGCTCACGGTCGGCCCCGAGAGCGCCGGCGCCGACCCGGGGCCGGCCTGCTATGGGCGCGGCGGGCGCCGCCCCACAGTCACCGACGCCAACCTGGTGCGCGGCTCCATCCGCGCCGAGACCAAGCTCGCCGGCCGCTTCGCGCTCGACCGCGAGGCCGCGGTCGCCGCGCTCGCGCCGATCGCCGAGCGGCTCGACAGCACCGTGGAGGCCGTCGCCGAGGAGGCGGTCCGATTGGCCAATGTCGCCATGGCCAACGCCATCCGGGTCGTGTCGGTGGAGCAGGGCCACGAACTCGACGGGACGACGCTGCTCGCCTACGGCGGCGCCGGTCCGCTGCACGCCGCGGCGGTGGCCGACGAGCTGGGGATGCGCCGCGTCCTCATCCCCCCCTACTCGGGGCTGACCTCGGCCTACGGCCTGCTCACCGCGGGCTTCCGGCGCGAGTTCTCCCGCACCTGGCTGGTCTCCGACGCCACCGATACCACCGCGGCCGACCTGCGGACGGTGATGGCGGAAATGGCCAAGGACGCCGCAGAGGAGCTGGCCGGGCAAGGGGTCGACGCGCAGGGCGCCGACCACCTGTGGGCGGCCGACCTCCGCTACCGGGGACAGGGTTTCGAACTCCCGGTCCCCTTCGACGCCGACGGCCCGCTCGGCCCCGAATCGCTGATCGCCGACTTCCACACCGCGCACGCCCGCCGGTTCGGGCACAGCGATCCCGGGCGCACCGTGCAGATCGTCGCGCTGCGGCTCACGGTCGAGGACCGGCGCCCGGATCTACCGCTGCCTCATGTCATCCCGTCATCGGATGCATCGGGGCACACCCGGTTGGTCGAGCACGGCCGCGCGGTGACCGCCCGATTCCTGCACCGCGACGGCATCGCCCCGGAGACCGCGTTCGACGGCCCGGCCGTCATCGAGGACGCCAGCTCCACCGTCCTGGTCCCCTCGGGGTGGCGGGCCCGGGTCGACGTCCACACGAACCTGCTGCTGGAGAAGGACTGA
- a CDS encoding transposase family protein, which yields MALAQPILTGLALHHLGALIAELVDPWSAQQDSRLRQRRGHGRKRAAGAGPGHTLMFTDRVIATLVILRFQLPHAALAALYGADRSTVTRAVHEIRPLLAARGCAAPEAPGVRLHTLADVFAYAAAHGGHLRVDGTEVQVRRPRAKRPERRAFVSGKKKQNTGKATAVSDEKGRLLFFGAFRPGRMHDATMLRTEGVDDLLRQYPGVGVEADSGYQGLVRDYPGQVSGPPKKPGKDASEEEVQRWQDQRKAQSSGRICVEHAIAEPKQWRSLQRYTGRREHFPETAAAIAGLVSDRCVQR from the coding sequence GTGGCTCTCGCTCAGCCTATCCTCACCGGCCTGGCCCTGCACCACCTCGGCGCCCTCATCGCTGAACTCGTCGATCCCTGGAGCGCCCAGCAGGACTCGCGCCTGCGACAGCGCCGTGGCCACGGCCGAAAGCGCGCAGCCGGGGCCGGGCCCGGCCACACCCTGATGTTCACCGACCGGGTCATCGCTACCCTGGTCATTCTGCGCTTCCAGCTGCCCCACGCCGCCCTGGCCGCGCTCTACGGGGCGGACCGCTCCACCGTCACCCGCGCCGTCCACGAGATCCGGCCCCTGCTGGCCGCGCGCGGCTGCGCCGCCCCCGAGGCGCCGGGGGTGCGGCTGCACACCCTGGCTGATGTGTTCGCCTACGCCGCCGCCCACGGGGGGCACCTGCGTGTCGACGGTACCGAGGTGCAGGTCCGGCGGCCCCGAGCCAAGCGTCCCGAACGCCGGGCCTTCGTCTCGGGCAAGAAGAAGCAGAACACCGGTAAGGCCACCGCCGTCAGCGATGAGAAGGGCCGCCTGCTGTTCTTCGGCGCGTTTCGGCCCGGGCGTATGCACGATGCGACCATGCTGCGGACCGAGGGCGTGGATGACCTCCTGAGGCAGTATCCCGGGGTGGGAGTCGAGGCCGATTCGGGGTATCAGGGGCTGGTGCGTGACTATCCCGGCCAGGTCAGCGGACCGCCGAAGAAACCGGGCAAAGACGCCTCGGAGGAGGAGGTGCAGCGCTGGCAGGACCAGCGCAAGGCCCAGTCCTCAGGCCGGATCTGTGTGGAGCACGCGATCGCCGAACCCAAGCAGTGGCGCAGTTTGCAGCGCTACACCGGGCGACGTGAACACTTCCCCGAGACCGCTGCGGCCATCGCCGGGCTGGTCTCCGACCGCTGCGTTCAGCGGTAG
- a CDS encoding ArsR/SmtB family transcription factor: MATTFEVLAEPRRREILDLLRDGERAVGDLVDRLALAQPAVSKHLKVLRDAGLVDVRRDAQRRWYRLRPEPLVEVDAWLAPYRRFWDERLDALERHLDTMPDNPGRKDD, encoded by the coding sequence ATGGCAACAACATTCGAGGTGCTGGCCGAACCTCGGCGCCGGGAGATCCTCGATCTGCTGCGCGACGGCGAACGCGCCGTCGGCGATCTCGTCGACCGGCTCGCGCTCGCGCAGCCCGCCGTCTCCAAGCATCTGAAGGTGCTGCGGGACGCCGGACTCGTCGACGTCCGGCGCGACGCCCAGCGCCGCTGGTACCGGCTGCGGCCGGAGCCGCTGGTGGAGGTCGACGCCTGGCTCGCGCCCTACCGGCGGTTCTGGGACGAACGCCTCGACGCCCTCGAACGGCACCTGGACACCATGCCGGACAACCCCGGAAGGAAGGACGACTGA
- a CDS encoding GntR family transcriptional regulator, whose protein sequence is MSVEDKPLHPVRGYLRSKPSRGRTTEAVTDALREAILDGALAPSTWLREDEIAATLDVSRTPVREALRRLADEGLAHKTAHHGTVVSPMSMEDILALYVIRENLEGLAARLAATRGEPGLVPALRKVQARMEALADTGDAAALSRHNITFHRLIREAAGNLYLERFLGQAEQAVRRLAPTTFAFPGRAVTGCAEHAEIIEAIAAGDPDAAEEAGKRHMRNAREIRFSKMMGA, encoded by the coding sequence ATGAGCGTCGAAGACAAGCCCTTGCACCCGGTCCGCGGATACCTGCGGTCCAAGCCCAGCCGAGGCAGGACCACCGAGGCCGTCACGGACGCGCTGCGCGAAGCCATCCTCGACGGCGCCCTGGCCCCGTCCACCTGGCTGCGCGAGGACGAGATCGCGGCCACCCTCGACGTGAGCAGGACCCCGGTGCGCGAGGCGCTGCGGCGGCTGGCCGACGAGGGGCTGGCGCACAAGACCGCCCATCACGGGACCGTCGTCTCGCCCATGTCGATGGAGGACATCCTCGCCCTGTACGTGATCCGGGAGAACCTCGAAGGCCTTGCCGCGCGGCTGGCCGCCACCCGAGGCGAGCCCGGCCTCGTCCCGGCGCTGCGCAAGGTGCAGGCGCGGATGGAGGCGCTGGCCGACACCGGCGACGCCGCCGCCCTGTCCCGGCACAACATCACCTTCCACCGACTCATCCGCGAGGCCGCGGGCAACCTCTACCTGGAACGCTTCCTCGGCCAGGCCGAGCAGGCGGTGCGCCGCCTGGCGCCGACCACGTTCGCCTTCCCTGGGCGGGCCGTCACCGGGTGCGCCGAGCACGCCGAGATCATCGAGGCCATCGCCGCCGGCGACCCGGACGCCGCGGAGGAGGCCGGAAAGCGGCACATGCGCAACGCCCGCGAGATCCGCTTCTCCAAGATGATGGGCGCCTGA
- a CDS encoding PrpF domain-containing protein: MQVRAVLMRGGTSKCWVFDERVLDRLGLDRDRTLLRLYGSPDPRQLDGVGGATSTTSKAVILAPSTRSGVHVDYTFAQIGIADERVDWSNNCGNCSAVVGLYAVQQGWVRPEGDTTRVSVYNTNTAKTIVQDVPTPGGAATNEGDSRITGVAFPAPGVGLGFVDPAGAVTGSLLPTGRPVDELRSGRGPVRASLVDAGNPAALLWGPDIGLMGGEEPVDVDADPTLLADLAQARAHASELMGISAHRSVADEVSRAVPKLVWLAPAPEPAAAGAAGIAARMLSMGRTHPALAITACVAIAAAAAIPGTVVPEEARTVPLLLDTPSGTIPVRAEAAPDGRIDTVFVERTARRIATAELEVPTLARS; the protein is encoded by the coding sequence ATGCAGGTTCGAGCGGTACTGATGCGGGGCGGGACCAGCAAGTGCTGGGTCTTCGACGAGCGCGTCCTGGACCGCCTCGGCCTTGACCGTGACCGGACACTGCTGCGGCTTTACGGCAGCCCCGACCCCCGCCAGCTCGACGGCGTCGGCGGCGCCACCTCCACCACCAGCAAGGCGGTGATCCTCGCCCCCTCAACGCGCTCCGGAGTCCACGTCGACTACACCTTCGCCCAGATCGGCATCGCCGACGAGCGCGTCGACTGGAGCAACAACTGCGGCAACTGCTCGGCCGTCGTCGGGCTCTACGCCGTCCAGCAGGGCTGGGTGCGTCCCGAGGGCGACACGACCCGGGTCTCGGTGTACAACACCAACACCGCGAAGACGATCGTGCAGGACGTGCCCACCCCCGGGGGCGCGGCCACCAACGAGGGCGACAGCCGGATCACCGGAGTCGCCTTTCCCGCGCCCGGCGTCGGCCTTGGCTTCGTCGACCCCGCCGGAGCCGTGACGGGGTCGCTGCTGCCCACCGGCCGCCCCGTCGACGAGCTGCGCTCCGGGCGCGGCCCGGTGCGCGCCTCACTCGTCGACGCCGGCAACCCCGCCGCCCTGCTGTGGGGACCCGACATCGGCCTCATGGGCGGGGAGGAGCCCGTGGACGTGGACGCCGATCCGACGCTGCTGGCCGACCTCGCCCAGGCGCGCGCGCACGCGTCGGAGCTCATGGGGATCTCCGCGCACCGCTCGGTCGCCGACGAGGTCTCCCGTGCGGTCCCCAAGCTCGTGTGGCTCGCCCCTGCCCCCGAGCCCGCTGCTGCGGGCGCCGCCGGCATCGCCGCCCGGATGCTGTCCATGGGGCGCACCCATCCCGCCCTGGCCATCACCGCCTGCGTCGCCATCGCCGCGGCGGCCGCCATCCCCGGCACGGTGGTGCCCGAGGAGGCCCGGACCGTCCCGCTGCTCCTGGACACGCCCTCCGGAACCATCCCGGTGCGCGCCGAAGCCGCCCCCGACGGCCGGATCGACACGGTCTTCGTCGAGCGCACCGCCCGCCGGATCGCCACCGCGGAGCTGGAGGTCCCCACACTGGCGCGGTCCTGA
- a CDS encoding MFS transporter has translation MNSPTPSAAAQRPSVSLPRVAAASAIGTAIEWYDFFIYAQAAALVLNAVFFPETAPMTGILLSFATLGAGFVARPLGAVLFGHWGDRIGRKKTLIVTLVTMGGATFAIGLMPGYEQIGLAAPILLVLCRLLQGLAVGGEWGGAALIGIEHAPARKKTLYGSFAQLGSPIGLLLATGVFIGTGAIVGDAAMSDWGWRVPFLLSIILVPIGFLIRSKIAESPEFEEALRNQESRKAPLARVFQTQFTQLLIGLGAFSAVFVTYYLMTSFMLVYATETLHMPASVSQSANLVAAVVQGCAIVIAAMAASRFNPRAIAAFSAVGLLLWSGPTFWLAGMADPLYLYVAVGGAMVFIGASYSVLAAEVAQLFSPENRYTGASLSYHFAAVLGGGLSPVIATAMLDATGSVWPVAVFSGVIAFAMALSCAVLARFQIGSTPEAG, from the coding sequence GTGAACAGTCCAACCCCGTCGGCCGCGGCCCAGCGCCCATCGGTGTCCCTGCCCCGCGTCGCCGCGGCGTCGGCGATCGGCACCGCCATCGAGTGGTACGACTTCTTCATCTACGCCCAGGCGGCCGCGCTGGTCCTGAACGCGGTCTTCTTCCCCGAGACCGCCCCGATGACCGGCATCCTGCTGTCGTTCGCCACCCTGGGCGCCGGGTTCGTGGCCCGCCCGCTGGGCGCGGTGCTCTTCGGTCACTGGGGTGACCGCATCGGGCGCAAGAAGACCCTGATCGTGACCCTGGTCACCATGGGCGGTGCGACGTTCGCGATCGGCCTGATGCCCGGCTACGAGCAGATCGGCCTGGCCGCCCCGATCCTGCTCGTGCTGTGCCGGCTCCTCCAAGGGCTGGCCGTCGGCGGCGAGTGGGGCGGCGCCGCACTCATCGGTATCGAGCACGCCCCCGCTCGCAAGAAGACCCTGTACGGCTCCTTCGCCCAACTGGGCTCGCCCATCGGGCTGCTGCTGGCGACCGGGGTTTTCATCGGCACCGGCGCGATCGTCGGCGACGCCGCGATGTCGGACTGGGGGTGGCGCGTTCCGTTCCTGCTCTCGATCATCCTGGTGCCCATCGGGTTCCTCATCCGCAGCAAGATCGCGGAGTCGCCGGAGTTCGAAGAGGCGCTGCGCAACCAGGAGTCGCGCAAGGCGCCGCTGGCCCGCGTGTTTCAGACCCAGTTCACGCAGCTCCTCATCGGCCTCGGCGCGTTCTCCGCCGTCTTCGTCACCTACTACCTGATGACCAGCTTCATGCTGGTCTATGCGACGGAGACGCTGCACATGCCCGCGTCGGTGTCGCAGTCGGCGAACCTGGTCGCCGCGGTGGTGCAGGGCTGCGCCATCGTCATCGCCGCCATGGCGGCGAGCCGGTTCAACCCGCGCGCCATCGCCGCGTTCAGCGCGGTCGGCCTGCTGCTGTGGTCGGGCCCCACGTTCTGGCTGGCCGGCATGGCCGACCCGCTGTACCTGTACGTGGCGGTTGGAGGAGCCATGGTCTTCATCGGCGCCTCCTACAGCGTGCTCGCCGCGGAGGTGGCCCAGCTGTTCAGCCCGGAGAACCGCTACACCGGGGCCTCCCTGAGCTACCACTTCGCCGCGGTCCTGGGCGGCGGGCTGTCGCCGGTGATCGCCACCGCGATGCTCGACGCCACGGGATCGGTGTGGCCGGTCGCGGTGTTTTCCGGCGTGATCGCCTTCGCGATGGCGCTGAGCTGCGCAGTCCTCGCCCGCTTCCAGATCGGCAGCACCCCGGAGGCGGGATGA